The sequence GCAAGCTCTGTGCCCAAAGGACAGGCCGGCCTGCAGTCTCAAAGCTGAGAgggaagctgcaaagcagcCATGGGAAGCAGGTGTGGAAAATAATCTGGGTTCTGTGGCACAGAGAAAATTCTGCTGGTTCCATACTAGGAGCTCTGGGCTTAAAGCCTTGTTCAAGTTTGTAGATGTCTCTGTGTCTCTTTGATGTAGAGTAAACCTCATCATCTGTGCTGTGACTGAATTGCTGTTCACTTGAGTCCAGACCTGCAACCCTTCCAGTCTTGCCTGGCATTGCTTTGCCTCTTTTCTGGATGTTGATTTCTGCTAGACATAAGAAGATTTTCAATTTTCAAGTAGCTCTTGCTGATGCAAGGTCTAATTCCTGTTGTAAAATGCCTCTCCTCTACTGTCACCCTGATAGTCTGTACTTTGTAACAAACCACGCTACCTTATATGTTGAGTTTGAAGCAGCTCATTAATAGTGTCTTCCTTCTGTGCTAGGAATGACCAAAGTGAAAGTTGGGAAGGAAGACTCCTCCTCTGCAGAGTTCCTAGAAAAAAGACGGGCTGCTCTTGAGAGGTACAGACCCCAACAGCTATCCCCTCATGTCTGAACCAAGCAAGGGACCTCTGAAAGGTCAGACTGGCTGCACTCTCCTCCCTACATGAGAAAAGCTGTCTGCTTCTAGGTTTGCAGTGAACCTGGAGACTGCTGAAAAGTTGCAACTGCAGAAAGTTGCTTTGACTCCATAAAACAATCTCCTGCTTCAAAAGCCCCTGCTGGTGTTCGGTCCAAATATGGCCAAATTCCACTGACACAGCAGGGAGAAAACTGAGCTGTCTCAGGAGACCAAAAATATGGATTAAGTAATGGTACAAACAGTGCAGATCAGGTGAGAAACAACTCTGTCTTAACTTTTGCACCCTAACTACACAGCCACAGGTTGCCTTTGCTCTGCCACCTGTGTTGGCTGTTGTAGTTAGCACTGGGATGTTGATCCCCACTCCAGCTCCAGCCTCTGACAGATCTGTTAAAAGTGTCATTGTTCAAGATATAAGACTGGATCTTGATCACTTGGTGTATCAAGTAACTTTCTTGCTATAGCAAGTATTAATCGAAGGTCCGGTCTTGCAGTCTGGTCTTAGTAGAGTTCACAGGAAAGTAGGACTCTTGGATGGATGAGAACAGCTTGTTGGGCCTGACTTCCAGCTACTGAACTGCCATTTCAGAGTAAACAACAAGCATGTTGCAGATCACTGTGATGACTCAGAGCCAGGTTTGCCATGACCAAAGTAACTTGGTGCATTCCTCTCCACAGGTACTTACGCAGAGTGGTCAGCCATCCAACAATGCTGCAGGACCCAGATGTCAGGGAGTTcttggaaaaggaggaggtCAGTAGTGCGGAATAATGTAGCTACAAGAACCTTGGaagtacagaagaaaacactacACAAGCAGTTAACAAGCCATGATGCTTCAAAGCtcagtgaaaagcagcagaacccTGTAAAAGCATTTAACCAGTGATGACAAGAACAGACTCTCTTCTGTGTGTCAGTGCTTGTCTAAGCACTGTACACTCATCATGAGCTCTAGCCTAGCTTGCTTACATCATGGTGGGGCACACACCGAGAACATGGTTAGTCTTTGTTGTCTGAAATCCATGACAAGAGTGTAGCCTGCAGTTGGGAGGTGAGGGTGGGTCCTGGGCTGGCTTGCCCTGATGCTCAGATGTTAAGGGAAAGCATGACCGTGTCGTCCCTGCTCCCCCGAGGAGAGCATGACCGTGTCGTCCCTGCTCCCCCGAGGAGAGCATTACTGTGTCCTACTACACACCTGATGTGGAGAAGTCAGAGTCTTAAAGAGGCTGAGCCCTGGGGCCCTAGCCTGAGTGATTCCAGCACTAATGCTGTGCTGGAGGGCTCTGATGTAGGAGCAGACATCATGGAAACAGCTCACTTTGCTGATGAGCAGATGCAGCTTTGTCTGGAAAATAGTTGTGGCTGGCATAGAGCATTTCCCAGCATCAAAGCACCACTCTAGTGTCCCCCAGCAGTGCTAACTGCTGCTGGCTTTCAGAGAGAGGCTTCAAAGCATGTCTGTGTGCCTGTGTCACCTGTGTCAGCTTGGGCAGCTCTCAGTTCCGGGATTCAAGTAGCATGGCTGGTTCTTACAGATCTGTGTTGCCTTGGCCATGCAGAACAGGCAGACCCCAGATACAGTGTAAGGTTTAGGAACTCCTCATTTGTTTGAAAACTATTGTAGTCCCACTATTTGAAGTGCTGTACAGGCTATGCCACTGCTTGGGCGGTGTCTGGCTGATCCTTTGCAGTAGCTGTGAGCCAGAAACCCTGCTGTCAAGGTATCCACATGGGACAATGATGCTACTGTGGTGGCTGCTTGCCAAGCTGCTTTTACGTCCTGGTGAAGcaaacttttctatttctttgtaGCTACCAAGAGCAGTAGGAACCCAGACCCTGAGTGGAGCAGGAATATTGAAGATGTTCAACAAAGCTACAGATGCTGTCAGTAAAATGACCATCAAGATGAATGAATCGGACATAGTAAGTATTTGGACACCTCTGGGCTGTCGTCATCCTTGCTCTGGAGCTGTGTGCTCTCCCCAGCTTAAGCTTTGGGTGCAAGATGCAAGGAAAGCTCAGCAGCCCTGCAGTGATGCTGTCTGTGGGAATCAGCTCTGGGTTTACCCATTTCAGTGGTTCGAGGAGAAGCTGCAGGAGGTGGAGTGCGAGGACCAGCGGCTACGGAAGTTGCACGCTGTTGTTGAAACGCTAGTGAACCACAGGAAAGGTAACAAGCTTGGTCCCGCTTGCTCTGTAGCTTGGCTCGTAGCAGTTAAGCCTTGTGTGGTGCCTGACTGGAGGTCACCAGTGTGCAGGTGTCCTAGGGCACACTTCTGAGAAGATATGACAGTGCTTCCTTACTATAAAGGATTCTTGTTCTCTTTATCATGGGAGACAGAAGTAAAACAGTAATCCCACCTCTTCTGTACAGCCCTACAAGCTTAGGATGATGGTGTTGAAGTGAACCAGTGTCCTGCAGGGTGGAGGCTGCTGTAGCAAACCTGAGCAGAGCCGATCTAACTCTGAGCTGTCctctggcagggagcagggatggttgtttttttttttttttttcctccctctgcatGTTTTGGCTGACTTCTGCAAAGCTGTGCCTGTCTTcccactctgctgctgcttcctggcTGCAGTTGCCTAGTCCTCCTCCTactgtgctgcagaagctgcCAGCTCTGAGATAGATGGTGCTGGATCTTCTAGCTGACATCTCCTGGGGCTACAGAAAAGCAGCTCCTTGGGCTGAATTCTAGGCTGGGGCTTTACTTGCAGAGCACCTGGTGTAGCAAGGCCCATCAGCTGACTCTCTTATTCTGTTCACTAGAGCTAGCGTTGAATACAGCCCAGTTTGCAAAGAGTCTGGCCATGCTGGGGAGCTCAGAGGACAACACAGCCCTGTCCAGGGCACTGTCCCAGCTGGCTGAGGTGGAAGAGAAGATTGAACAGCTGCACCAGGAACAGGCTAACAATGACTTCTTCCTCCTGGCTGAACTCCTGGGAGACTACATCCGTCTTCTTTCAGTTGTAAGGGTAAGCATTCCTTTGGGGCAAGCTCTAGGCTGTGCTGCTGGTCCTAGCACTGATCTTAGGCTTAGGTGTGCCAGGAGGCAGCTGGTCTTCTAAATTCAAGCACAGGGCATGGTGTGCCTCtgacctctctgggcagaggGCGAACTTGCTGCTTGTCCAGTTGTGCATGTGTTGGGGTGGTTAGATCAGAAAAGTAGGGTAAGTGaggcctggctgtgctgctgttgtCCAGGCGGTATGTGGAGCAAGTTCATGGCTTGTAGGTGGCCTCAACCCTTCCAGAGGCGGAGGCTGTGTCTACTGTGGAGTCTGTGAGCAGGTAACCTGTGATCTGCGTGTTGCACCCTACCAAGTGCCTACTGGGGAAGAGTAGTACTTGAGCCTTGAAGTCCATGCAGCCTGCCTGGTGCACTGGCCTTGCTGGAGGCTGAAAGAAACCATGTCCCAGGTGAGCTGCAAGTCTGGCAGGCTGACTCATTCCTGCCCCAAACTTGTCCTGTCTCTGAGCAGTTGTTTCTGGAAGCTACAGAGGCCAGAACACATCCTAGTGAGTAGGCCCAAGCCTCCTTGGTCTGCCAGTCTGTATTGGGAGGTGTGGTGGGTGCTCCAGAGCAGGACCAAGATCTCCAATAGTGCTGGAGGTAATAAGTCTTATCTGGGATGTTCTGGTAAGGAGCCCTAGCGTTGCCTCAGACTTTAGCTGTCTCCTGGCTGCTCTGTCCTTCTGACCAGGCTATCAGacactgctttctgcttttctagcTCTTCCCTGTGATCTGGCTGGATGCGTTCAGAAGTCTAATGGGTCTTCCTTGCTTGGGCTGGTGATTTGCAGGCCTGCTAAAATCATCTGGCCTCCTGGCAGATGTCTGCAAGCTACTGCTGGAGCATGCTGTGTGGTCAGCAGGAGCGGGGAGCACTTAGCTCTGCAGGAGCTCATGATGGACATCCAGTGTGGGACAGGCAAGGGTAGCTCCTCATACTGGCCACTCTCGATGGCAGGACTGaaacaggcaggcagcagagcttggGGATGGGCTAGATGTCATGCTTGGGATGCTGCCAGTTCAATAGGTGGCCTCAGGCCTGCCCAGACTTGTGCTGAACCACAGGTGTAGCTGGGGCTTTTCCAATGACTCTCTCCTGCCAAACCCTAGAGCAGGTGGGCAAatcctgtgctgccagccctgtACAGAGGAAGGTCTCAAAAGCTGCTCCTGAAGCATGAGTTGGTTGATGTTGTACCTGGGCTCCTTTGCTAGTAGAGCAAGTCCATGTTCTGGCTCAGCTTTAGTTACACTGAGATGGGGTCAGGACCTGACTGatgaagcagctctgctgttaGTTGATGTCCCCCTTGCCAAAGGTGTGGTTGTCACTGTCAACAGAGCTccttgcagctgcctgctgctacTAGTGTGGtagcagaggcagagcagagctcagtctctgctccttcctttcAGGGAGCCTTTGACCAGCGCATGAAGACCTGGCAGCGGTGGCAGGATGCCCAGACCATGCTACAGAAGAAGAGGGAGATGGAGGCCAGGCTGCTCTGGGCCAACAAACCTGACAAGCTGCAGCAGGCCAAAGAGGAGATCTCAGAGGTAGGGGGTGAGGAGTTGCCAGGGTCTctgctcagctccttccctctgtgctctgctgctgagcagtaAGAAGGGGACCTTTTGAGCTGAAGGGACAGGTATCCATTGCCAAGCTTGCATCAAGGGATTAGCCATCCTTGAGCAAGCCCCGCAGGAAGCCACAGAAGCTGCAGGAGGGGCTGCTTGTTGTCCCGCCTCCCATGGCTTCCTTGCTGAGCTTGCAGCAAGCAGGGGATGCAGCTTGCCATGGTGGTGAGGACCAGAAATGCTGGGCTTTGCTCCAGCAGTGCCTCTCACACAAACAGTTGTGGCTGCGAAACCCCTTGGAGAGAGGAGCGAGAGCTTCTtcgcctcccctcccctggaAACAGCGTGCTTCCTCTCTCTGCAGTGGGAGTCTCGTGTGACACAGTACGAAAGGGACTTTGAACGGATTTCTGCCATCATCCGCAAGGAAGTGATACGGTTTGAGGTATGTTTGGCCCAGCCCTCAGTGTGCAACCATCCAGATGGTTGGCCTTGATGTGCCTTGGCTGGGAACACCAGCCTGGGCTAGGCTAGCCAAGGGTCACCTTGGCTCCTGACCCTGCTCCCAGTACAGCGGTTGGCAATATTTGTAAATCCAGACATGTGTGAGTTGGGGAATTGCTACTACAGGTAGAGCTGATGTCTTTTGGCTAAGAGGGGGCTTCTATGCAGAGAAGTGTGTCCATTAAAATGAGGATGGGTGGGCAAAGATCTGAGCCATCAGGCTGTAGCCAGAGGTGAGCTTCATCCTCAGCATCTCATGCTGTCATGCTTGTTGTTTCATGTGGGCAGCTGAGTTCATCCAACGGAGCCCCAGGAGGAACAGGAAAATCCTGGTGTTTTGTCCTTCCTCCCTGCTAAAAGCCAGagggttttggtggtttgttcagccttgtaCTCACTCCTGCACCCATCTcttgcagaaagagaaatccaaGGACTTCAGAAACCATGTCACTAAATACCTTGAGACATTATTAAACTCTCAGCAACAGGTGAgtagccccagcccctgccatgGTTTTACCTCTCAAAACTCAGCAGTGTGAGTTCACACACTACTCAAGCAGGAACCCCCTCTGTGGGTGCATCCTCCTCCCCACATGTGGGGAGGGATGAACCCCcatgggctggagcaggacaaAATATAAGCATTGCATCCCCCTTAATGCgttttgggggaggggagggggggctgtCCTTCTCAACTTGCTCTGGGCTTGAACCCTGCTGGCAAAGCACCTGTGGCCTCCTGagctctctccctctctccttctccacaGCTGGTGAAGTACTGGGAAGCATTCCTACCTGAAGCCAAGGCCATTTCTTAATTGGACTGAGCAAATGAGTGTACCTgaactttgccttttttttttttttaaatacactatACCTCTTCTTTTACATGTGAGCAAACCCTAGTTAAACACTCTGGAACTGGTAGAGGTTTAACCCCCAGACAAGCAGCTTGCAAGCCAGTAACTCTTCTAActgtatatttttcatttaacaacATATATTTTCTTACTCAAGAGAAACTAGTTTCTTGCTTTAAGACCAGACCTGCAGCAGGGGGTTAAAGATATatgtaaaatgtatatttttcagGCTGGGTTTTGGGACTCTAATGACTATCTTACTCCTGCAGTGCCATTAAAATTCTGTAATAAAACTTCTATCAGGGCAAACATGCTCTGTCTGTTTGTAGGGTGGGGAGGGGTAatggctgcagcctgcagatTCGGAGGGAGGCAGTGGAGCCTCCTGCCTTGTTGTGACTGGGACAGGGGTGACCTTGGGCACTGCCCCAGCCACCTGTCCTGACTCCTGATTAAGCTTTGGCTTTGTGCCTTGCTCTGAGCACGAGACTGGGGTGGCTGTTTTTAGGATCTGAGCTCAGCAGGACTGTGTAGGGGCCCTACTTGGTGTGGTTTGTGGGGGGACCTGGCCCCCCAAGAAGCCAGTGTGGAGCCTTTGAGGACTGTGCTGCTCCTTTGCCCCATGGCCAAGGAGCAGCTCTTGCTCCTTCAAACCCTCCCAGGACCCCAGTTGCAGATTTCATCAAAACCGATACCCCTTCttctgccttaaaaaaaggaaaaggcagcttGTGCTGACTTCCCACTTTCCTTTCCCCTTGTCCCTGTTGAGCAGGATCCCTGCAGTACAACCAGGCTCAAAAAAATTCCCCCAAGCCTGTTGTATTTGGAGCCTGAGGCTGCAGCTCCCTCTCTTGGGGTGCTCTTGGGCTGGCTTTGGGGTCCCCTGTGTCACTCCCGTGGCCGCCCAGAGGCCGCGGCTGCCCCGGAGCCCTTCCCTGGAGCCTTACGGCGGCGCagagcgcggcggccgccccggctccccccggcgGCCTCGGGCAGCGGCTGCGGCGGGCCATGATCGCCGTCTCCATCCCGGCGGCGGAGCCCCAGGCGGCGGCGCGCAGCCCCGACAAGGCGCACACGGTGAGGGGCGCTCCGGGGCTGTGGAGGGGGGTCTCTGGAGTTGGCGGGGGCGGAGATTTAGCtgtccccagggggtccccaccTGCCTAGGGAGGGTGGATGGGGGTTGGCTACCTCTGCCCCGGGGGTTGGAGctccccagggggtccccacaTGCTCCGGGAGCGGAGGTCCCTGCCTGGCCACAGGGGTCCCTGCCGGTGGTGGGGACAGACCCTCTGCCTttgaaaggggggggggggggtgtccctggTCCGGGAGTCCCCTCTGGCACCTGTGGGTAGGGGGTCCCTGTCTGTCCTGGGGTGTCCCCACTTGCCCTGGGGATTggagggctctgcctgccctgggtCACTGCCAGGGGATCCTCTGCCCTTGACAGAGGGGGGCTGGTCCCTGTCCTGGGGTCCCCTCTGGCTCTGGGGGCGGAGGGTCCTGTCTGTCCCCtggctcctccctgccccagggtgtccccatcTCCTCTGGGGGATGAAAGTCTCTGCTTGCCCTcgggagggggtggtggtggtccCACTTTTCCCAAGGGGTTGGaggtccctgcctgtccccaggggTCTGTGCCTGCCCTGAGGTGCCCTGACCTGCACCAGGGGTTGGGGGCTCTGCCTGTCCCCCGTGTCCCAGAGGTCCTGCATGCTCCAAGGGGTCCAATTGCCccaagggaggggagaaggtcTTTGTCTGCCCCAGGGGCTGGAGGTCCCAAGGTGCACCCCAGGAGGTCCCCACATGCCCTGGGAACAGAGGTCCCTGACTGACCCCCAAGGGATGCTTGCCGGGGGGAACACTCTACCCTTGAAAGGGGGGGGCTGTCCCTGGCCTGGAGGATCCCCATTAGCCCTGGGAGTTGGGGGGATCCCCATCAGTCCCTGGGGTCCTgtctccccccaccctgagcaCCACTGTCTGCTGCAGGGGTGCGTGTCCCCACCTACCCCAGAGGTTCCTCTATGCCCAGGGGGTGGatgtccccaagtgtccccagCAGGTCCCCACTGCTCTAGagtgggggggcagggaggagggttGTCTTCATCCACCTGGGGGGTTGGAGGCCCTCAAGTGCCTGCTGGGATCCCCACATGTCCCAAAAGGTCCCTGCTTGGGTGGGGGACAACCTCTATCCTTGAAAGTGTGTGGTGGGGGTCCTCTGGCCCCAGGGAGTGGAGGTTCCTACTTATCCCTTGGGTTGGAGATCCCCAAGAGCCTCCCAGGAGATCACCACGTACCccaggggtgtgtgtgtgtggtggggggTGTCCCTGCCTGGGGGTCACCTCTGGGCTCTGTGGGGTGTAGGTCCCCGACTGCCCTGGGCCCCTGCTGGGGGCACACCCACCGCCCTTGAAAGAGGGAGGGATCCCCACATGCCTCCAGGGGTTGGAGGTCCCTGACTGCCCTCACGGGGTCCCACATTCCTGTGGGGGGGTTAGAGATTCCCAAGTGCCCTCCAAGGGGTAGAGGTCCCTGcctgtttgggggggggggtgtccatGACTacccccagggggtccccaccTGCctgaggggggtgggggttgtCTCCACCTGCACCAGAGGATTGGAGGTGCCGAAGTGCCTCCAGGGGATCCCCACATGCCCCAGGAATGGaggtccctgcctgcccccaggGGATCCCTGCCGGGGTGGGACCCTCTACTTTTgaaaggggcaggagggggtgTCCCTGGCCAAGGGGTCCCCTCTGTTTCCAGAAGGTAGGGTGTCCTTGttgtccccagggtgccccaGGGATTGGAGGGCTCCACAACCCTGAAGTCCCATCTGTCCCAGGGGTCCTGCCTCCTCCCAAGGACTCCCACCTGCCCTGGGGGGAGACAGGGCAGATGGGACTGTCTGCCCTGGGGAGTGGAGGTGCCTAACTGTCGCCATGGGTCCCTGCTGGGGGACCATGACAACACCCTTGAAGGTGTGGGTGGGGGGCATCCATGGACTAGGGGGTCCTctccgggggtggggggtgtatcatagaatgctttgggttggaagggacctttagaggtcatccctgcagtgagcaaggaCAGCTTTTAACTATATcagggggtccctgccccaaCGTGTCCCCATTTGCTCTGTGTGATGAtggtccctgcctgccccagggatgGTTGGTCCCAATTCTCCCAGGGGGTTGGAggtccctgcctctccccagggatccctgcctgccctggagtgcccccctccccagcgggtgggtgggtggggatATGGAGAGGTTGGAGGTCCATGACTGTCTCCAGGGGGCCCTCACCTGCCTTGGGGAAGGGTTGGTTGTCTCCCTCTGCTCCAGAGGTTGGAGGTCCCCATGTGCCCCTCTCCAGTGTCCCCGCACACCCCAGGGGTTGAaggtccctgcctgccccaggggtcctgcctgccctggggttGGGATGTCCACATCTATCCCAGAGGCTGGAGgtctctgcctgcctccccctctgcaggggtgggggagtgGAGGACCTGTCCACCCTAGAGGCTGCAGGGCCTGGACAGTGGGAAGTGGAGATCCCTGACTACTCCCACCGACTGGTCCCCACAGAGTTCAggtccctgcctgtcctgggGACCCACCTTCAGCAGGGGTTGGAGGTCCCTGACTGTCCCCAGCGGGTCCTCACcttggggggggtggaggggaggaggtccctgcctgccctgggaggaTGCTGAGGATGGAGGCCACATGGCTGACCTGTGGTGCAGGTGTTCAGGGTGGAGGTGCTGTGCAATGGCCGGCGGCACACCGTGGCGAAGCGCTACAGC is a genomic window of Pelecanus crispus isolate bPelCri1 chromosome 7, bPelCri1.pri, whole genome shotgun sequence containing:
- the SNX1 gene encoding sorting nexin-1 isoform X2, with protein sequence MASGGTGGSRSPSPAERLPPPFHEPYGGDSDAPGAADSDTEGEDIFTGTAAACKPMAPKRESLLPVSSTSKENGVHVEQDDQDLFADATVELSLDSMQNTQKKELAKASNPAPSLEVAASSSRNPPKNYEELEEEEQEDKFELTVGVSDPEKVGDGMNAYVAYKVSTETSMPMFRSKQFSVKRRFSDFLGLYEKLSEKHAQNGFIVPPPPEKSLIGMTKVKVGKEDSSSAEFLEKRRAALERYLRRVVSHPTMLQDPDVREFLEKEELPRAVGTQTLSGAGILKMFNKATDAVSKMTIKMNESDIWFEEKLQEVECEDQRLRKLHAVVETLVNHRKELALNTAQFAKSLAMLGSSEDNTALSRALSQLAEVEEKIEQLHQEQANNDFFLLAELLGDYIRLLSVVRGAFDQRMKTWQRWQDAQTMLQKKREMEARLLWANKPDKLQQAKEEISEWESRVTQYERDFERISAIIRKEVIRFEKEKSKDFRNHVTKYLETLLNSQQQLVKYWEAFLPEAKAIS
- the SNX1 gene encoding sorting nexin-1 isoform X1, producing the protein MASGGTGGSRSPSPAERLPPPFHEPYGGDSDAPGAADSDTEGEDIFTGTSKPMAPKRESLLPVSSTSKENGVHVEQDDQDLFADATVELSLDSMQNTQKKELAKASNPAPSLEVAASSSRNPPKNYEELEEEEQEDKFELTVGVSDPEKVGDGMNAYVAYKVSTETSMPMFRSKQFSVKRRFSDFLGLYEKLSEKHAQNGFIVPPPPEKSLIGMTKVKVGKEDSSSAEFLEKRRAALERYLRRVVSHPTMLQDPDVREFLEKEELPRAVGTQTLSGAGILKMFNKATDAVSKMTIKMNESDIWFEEKLQEVECEDQRLRKLHAVVETLVNHRKELALNTAQFAKSLAMLGSSEDNTALSRALSQLAEVEEKIEQLHQEQANNDFFLLAELLGDYIRLLSVVRGAFDQRMKTWQRWQDAQTMLQKKREMEARLLWANKPDKLQQAKEEISEWESRVTQYERDFERISAIIRKEVIRFEKEKSKDFRNHVTKYLETLLNSQQQLVKYWEAFLPEAKAIS
- the SNX1 gene encoding sorting nexin-1 isoform X3; amino-acid sequence: MASGGTGGSRSPSPAERLPPPFHEPYGGDSDAPGAADSDTEGEDIFTGTVAVSKPMAPKRESLLPVSSTSKENGVHVEQDDQDLFADATVELSLDSMQNTQKKELAKASNPAPSLEVAASSSRNPPKNYEELEEEEQEDKFELTVGVSDPEKVGDGMNAYVAYKVSTETSMPMFRSKQFSVKRRFSDFLGLYEKLSEKHAQNGFIVPPPPEKSLIGMTKVKVGKEDSSSAEFLEKRRAALERYLRRVVSHPTMLQDPDVREFLEKEELPRAVGTQTLSGAGILKMFNKATDAVSKMTIKMNESDIWFEEKLQEVECEDQRLRKLHAVVETLVNHRKELALNTAQFAKSLAMLGSSEDNTALSRALSQLAEVEEKIEQLHQEQANNDFFLLAELLGDYIRLLSVVRGAFDQRMKTWQRWQDAQTMLQKKREMEARLLWANKPDKLQQAKEEISEWESRVTQYERDFERISAIIRKEVIRFEKEKSKDFRNHVTKYLETLLNSQQQLVKYWEAFLPEAKAIS
- the SNX1 gene encoding sorting nexin-1 isoform X4, which produces MASGGTGGSRSPSPAERLPPPFHEPYGGDSDAPGAADSDTEGEDIFTGTQSKPMAPKRESLLPVSSTSKENGVHVEQDDQDLFADATVELSLDSMQNTQKKELAKASNPAPSLEVAASSSRNPPKNYEELEEEEQEDKFELTVGVSDPEKVGDGMNAYVAYKVSTETSMPMFRSKQFSVKRRFSDFLGLYEKLSEKHAQNGFIVPPPPEKSLIGMTKVKVGKEDSSSAEFLEKRRAALERYLRRVVSHPTMLQDPDVREFLEKEELPRAVGTQTLSGAGILKMFNKATDAVSKMTIKMNESDIWFEEKLQEVECEDQRLRKLHAVVETLVNHRKELALNTAQFAKSLAMLGSSEDNTALSRALSQLAEVEEKIEQLHQEQANNDFFLLAELLGDYIRLLSVVRGAFDQRMKTWQRWQDAQTMLQKKREMEARLLWANKPDKLQQAKEEISEWESRVTQYERDFERISAIIRKEVIRFEKEKSKDFRNHVTKYLETLLNSQQQLVKYWEAFLPEAKAIS